A part of Primulina eburnea isolate SZY01 chromosome 10, ASM2296580v1, whole genome shotgun sequence genomic DNA contains:
- the LOC140803825 gene encoding calmodulin-like protein 3, giving the protein MNWMDQTELRRVFSMFDRNGDGKISRKELSESLEKLGIHIPEQEMTQMIEKIDANGDGYVDVEEFGMLYGAIMEDDVKGDDEDDMREAFNVFDQNGDGFITVDELRSVLASLGLKQGRTIEDCKRMIMKVDVDGDGRVNYDEFRQMMKGGGFAALS; this is encoded by the coding sequence ATGAATTGGATGGATCAAACGGAGCTGCGTAGGGTATTCTCAATGTTTGATAGAAACGGCGACGGGAAAATTAGCCGCAAAGAGTTGAGTGAATCACTCGAGAAGCTAGGGATCCACATCCCAGAACAGGAAATGACTCAGATGATCGAGAAAATCGACGCCAACGGCGACGGATACGTCGACGTCGAGGAGTTCGGCATGCTCTACGGAGCCATTATGGAGGACGATGTCAAAGGAGACGACGAGGATGACATGCGGGAGGCTTTCAACGTCTTCGACCAGAACGGTGACGGCTTTATCACGGTGGACGAGCTCCGATCCGTGCTAGCTTCTCTTGGCTTGAAACAGGGCCGGACCATCGAGGACTGCAAACGGATGATCATGAAAGTCGACGTCGACGGCGACGGCAGGGTTAATTACGACGAATTCCGGCAGATGATGAAGGGCGGAGGATTCGCCGCCTTGAGTTGA